From the genome of Globicephala melas chromosome 11, mGloMel1.2, whole genome shotgun sequence, one region includes:
- the NR2C2 gene encoding nuclear receptor subfamily 2 group C member 2 isoform X1 yields MATNMEGLVQHRVGTQQVAEVPRTQTSRPESPGMTSPSPRIQIISTDSAVASPQRIQIVTDQQTGQKIQIVTAVDASGSPKQQFILTSPDGAGTGKVILASPETSSAKQLIFTTSDNLVPGRIQIVTDSASVERLLGKADVQRPQVVEYCVVCGDKASGRHYGAVSCEGCKGFFKRSVRKNLTYSCRSNQDCIINKHHRNRCQFCRLKKCLEMGMKMESVQSERKPFDVQREKPSNCAASTEKIYIRKDLRSPLIATPTFVADKDGARQTGLLDPGMLVNIQQPLIREDGTVLLATDSKAETSQGALGTLANVVTSLANLSESLNNGDTSEMQPEDQSASEITRAFDTLAKALNTTDSSSPPSLADGIDGSGGGSIHVISRDQSTPIIEVEGPLLSDTHVTFKLTMPSPMPEYLNVHYICESASRLLFLSMHWARSIPAFQALGQDCNTSLVRACWNELFTLGLAQCAQVMSLSTILAAIVNHLQNSIQEDKLSGDRIKQVMEHIWKLQEFCNSMAKLDIDGYEYAYLKAIVLFSPDHPGLTSTSQIEKFQEKAQMELQDYVQKTYSEDTYRLARILVRLPALRLMSSNITEELFFTGLIGNVSIDSIIPYILKMETAEYNGQITGASL; encoded by the exons GTACCACGTACACAGACTTCTCGGCCGGAATCTCCAGGGATGACCAGCCCCTCCCCGCGCATCCAGATAATCTCCACTGATTCTGCGGTAGCCTCACCTCAGCGCATTCAG ATCGTGACAGACCAGCAGACAGGACAGAAGATCCAGATAGTCACCGCAGTGGACGCCTCCGGATCCCCCAAGCAGCAGTTCATCCTGACCAGCCCAGATGGAGCTGGAACTGGGAAGGTGATCCTGGCTTCCCCGGAGACCTCCAGTGCCAAGCAGCTCATATTCACCACCTCGGACAACCTCGTCCCTGGCAGGATCCAA ATCGTCACGGACTCTGCTTCTGTGGAGCGTCTTCTGGGGAAGGCCGACGTCCAGCGGCCCCAGGTGGTAGAGTACTGTGTGGTGTGTGGCGACAAAGCCTCAG GCCGTCACTATGGGGCTGTCAGTTGTGAAGGCTGCAAAGGTTTCTTCAAAAGGAGCGTAAGGAAAAATTTGACCTACAGCTGCCGGAGCAATCAAGACTGCATCATCAATAAACACCACCGGAACCGCTGTCAGTTTTGCCGGCTGAAAAAATGCTTAGAGATGGGCATGAAGATGGAAT CTGTGCAGAGTGAACGGAAGCCCTTTGATGTGCAGCGGGAGAAACCAAGCAATTGTGCTGCTTCAACGGAGAAAATCTATATCCGGAAGGACCTGAGAAGTCCTCTGATAGCCACACCAACATTTGTGGCAGATAAAGATGGAGCAAG ACAAACAGGTCTTCTTGATCCAGGGATGCTTGTGAACATCCAGCAGCCTTTGATACGTGAGGATGGTACGGTTCTCCTGGCCACAGATTCCAAG GCTGAAACAAGCCAGGGAGCCCTGGGCACACTGGCAAATGTAGTAACTTCCCTTGCCAACCTAAGTGAATCCCTTAACAATGGTGACACTTCAGAAATGCAGCCAGAGGACCAGTCTGCAAGTGAGATTACTCG GGCATTCGACACCTTAGCTAAAGCACTTAACACCACAGACAGCTCCTCACCTCCAAGCCTGGCGGATGGGATAGACGGCAGTGGAGGAGGGAGCATCCACGTCATCAGCAGAGACCAGTCCACACCCATCATTGAGGTCGAAGGCCCCCTCCTTTCAGACACTCACGTCACATTTAAG CTCACGATGCCCAGCCCGATGCCCGAGTACCTCAACGTGCACTACATCTGCGAGTCCGCGTCCCGCCTGCTCTTCCTCTCCATGCACTGGGCCAGGTCCATCCCGGCCTTTCAGGCACTTGG GCAGGACTGCAACACCAGCCTGGTGCGGGCCTGCTGGAACGAGCTCTTCACCCTCGGCCTGGCCCAGTGCGCCCAGGTCATGAGCCTCTCCACCATCCTGGCCGCCATTGTCAACCACCTGCAGAACAGCATCCAGGAAG ATAAACTTTCTGGCGACCGGATAAAGCAAGTCATGGAGCACATCTGGAAGCTTCAGGAGTTCTGTAACAGTATGGCGAAGCTGGATATAGACGGCTATGAGTATGCATACCTTAAAGCTATAGTTCTCTTTAGCCCCG atcatCCAGGTTTGACCAGCACAAGCCAGATTGAAAAATTCCAAGAAAAGGCACAGATGGAGTTGCAGGACTATGTTCAGAAAACCTACTCGGAAGACACCTACCG GTTGGCCCGGATTCTCGTCCGCCTGCCAGCACTCAGGCTGATGAGCTCCAACATAACAGAAGAACTTTTTTTTACTGGTCTCATCGGCAATGTTTCAATAGACAGCATAATCCCCTACATCCTCAAGATGGAGACAGCAGAGTATAACGGCCAGATCACCGGAGCCAGCCTATAG
- the NR2C2 gene encoding nuclear receptor subfamily 2 group C member 2 isoform X2 has product MTSPSPRIQIISTDSAVASPQRIQIVTDQQTGQKIQIVTAVDASGSPKQQFILTSPDGAGTGKVILASPETSSAKQLIFTTSDNLVPGRIQIVTDSASVERLLGKADVQRPQVVEYCVVCGDKASGRHYGAVSCEGCKGFFKRSVRKNLTYSCRSNQDCIINKHHRNRCQFCRLKKCLEMGMKMESVQSERKPFDVQREKPSNCAASTEKIYIRKDLRSPLIATPTFVADKDGARQTGLLDPGMLVNIQQPLIREDGTVLLATDSKAETSQGALGTLANVVTSLANLSESLNNGDTSEMQPEDQSASEITRAFDTLAKALNTTDSSSPPSLADGIDGSGGGSIHVISRDQSTPIIEVEGPLLSDTHVTFKLTMPSPMPEYLNVHYICESASRLLFLSMHWARSIPAFQALGQDCNTSLVRACWNELFTLGLAQCAQVMSLSTILAAIVNHLQNSIQEDKLSGDRIKQVMEHIWKLQEFCNSMAKLDIDGYEYAYLKAIVLFSPDHPGLTSTSQIEKFQEKAQMELQDYVQKTYSEDTYRLARILVRLPALRLMSSNITEELFFTGLIGNVSIDSIIPYILKMETAEYNGQITGASL; this is encoded by the exons ATGACCAGCCCCTCCCCGCGCATCCAGATAATCTCCACTGATTCTGCGGTAGCCTCACCTCAGCGCATTCAG ATCGTGACAGACCAGCAGACAGGACAGAAGATCCAGATAGTCACCGCAGTGGACGCCTCCGGATCCCCCAAGCAGCAGTTCATCCTGACCAGCCCAGATGGAGCTGGAACTGGGAAGGTGATCCTGGCTTCCCCGGAGACCTCCAGTGCCAAGCAGCTCATATTCACCACCTCGGACAACCTCGTCCCTGGCAGGATCCAA ATCGTCACGGACTCTGCTTCTGTGGAGCGTCTTCTGGGGAAGGCCGACGTCCAGCGGCCCCAGGTGGTAGAGTACTGTGTGGTGTGTGGCGACAAAGCCTCAG GCCGTCACTATGGGGCTGTCAGTTGTGAAGGCTGCAAAGGTTTCTTCAAAAGGAGCGTAAGGAAAAATTTGACCTACAGCTGCCGGAGCAATCAAGACTGCATCATCAATAAACACCACCGGAACCGCTGTCAGTTTTGCCGGCTGAAAAAATGCTTAGAGATGGGCATGAAGATGGAAT CTGTGCAGAGTGAACGGAAGCCCTTTGATGTGCAGCGGGAGAAACCAAGCAATTGTGCTGCTTCAACGGAGAAAATCTATATCCGGAAGGACCTGAGAAGTCCTCTGATAGCCACACCAACATTTGTGGCAGATAAAGATGGAGCAAG ACAAACAGGTCTTCTTGATCCAGGGATGCTTGTGAACATCCAGCAGCCTTTGATACGTGAGGATGGTACGGTTCTCCTGGCCACAGATTCCAAG GCTGAAACAAGCCAGGGAGCCCTGGGCACACTGGCAAATGTAGTAACTTCCCTTGCCAACCTAAGTGAATCCCTTAACAATGGTGACACTTCAGAAATGCAGCCAGAGGACCAGTCTGCAAGTGAGATTACTCG GGCATTCGACACCTTAGCTAAAGCACTTAACACCACAGACAGCTCCTCACCTCCAAGCCTGGCGGATGGGATAGACGGCAGTGGAGGAGGGAGCATCCACGTCATCAGCAGAGACCAGTCCACACCCATCATTGAGGTCGAAGGCCCCCTCCTTTCAGACACTCACGTCACATTTAAG CTCACGATGCCCAGCCCGATGCCCGAGTACCTCAACGTGCACTACATCTGCGAGTCCGCGTCCCGCCTGCTCTTCCTCTCCATGCACTGGGCCAGGTCCATCCCGGCCTTTCAGGCACTTGG GCAGGACTGCAACACCAGCCTGGTGCGGGCCTGCTGGAACGAGCTCTTCACCCTCGGCCTGGCCCAGTGCGCCCAGGTCATGAGCCTCTCCACCATCCTGGCCGCCATTGTCAACCACCTGCAGAACAGCATCCAGGAAG ATAAACTTTCTGGCGACCGGATAAAGCAAGTCATGGAGCACATCTGGAAGCTTCAGGAGTTCTGTAACAGTATGGCGAAGCTGGATATAGACGGCTATGAGTATGCATACCTTAAAGCTATAGTTCTCTTTAGCCCCG atcatCCAGGTTTGACCAGCACAAGCCAGATTGAAAAATTCCAAGAAAAGGCACAGATGGAGTTGCAGGACTATGTTCAGAAAACCTACTCGGAAGACACCTACCG GTTGGCCCGGATTCTCGTCCGCCTGCCAGCACTCAGGCTGATGAGCTCCAACATAACAGAAGAACTTTTTTTTACTGGTCTCATCGGCAATGTTTCAATAGACAGCATAATCCCCTACATCCTCAAGATGGAGACAGCAGAGTATAACGGCCAGATCACCGGAGCCAGCCTATAG